The Deltaproteobacteria bacterium genomic interval GCTGTCTATATCGCTCTCGTGTGTCTTCTGCCCACGCTCCTGATCGGCTCTTTTAATGTTCCCTTCTATTTTGGCGGCACTGCCTTGTTGATCATTGTTGGTGTGGCACTTGATACGGTTTCCCAAATCGAAACCCAAATACTCATGCGCAATTACGAAGGATTCATGAAGCGTGGCCGTATACGCGGACGAAGAGGGTAGGAGAAGAACCCTATGCGCATCGTTCTGATCGGACCTCCTGGGGCAGGAAAAGGCACCCAGGCTCGTATGTTGCAAGAACACTTCCATATTCCCCAAATCTCGACCGGAGATCTCCTCCGAGAAGCGATCAAAGAGGGAACCGCGCTGGGGAAACAGGCGCGATCCTATATGGATGCTGGAGAACTAGTGCCAGACCACCTGGTGACGGCAATGGTGGCCGAACGGTTCCAACGTCCAGATTGCGAGCTTGGTTTTTTGCTGGATGGATTTCCCAGGACGATCTCTCAGGCTGAAGCCCTTTCCCAACACTTGGTACAAAAGGGACAGCGAATCGACTGTGCCTTGAGCATTGTCGTCCCCACGCAAGCGCTTATCGAGCGACTTGGCGGACGATGGGTCTGTCGCAGTTGCAACGCTATGTATCACGAACGGCTCAGTCCGCCGAAACACGCTGGCCAGTGCGACCAATGTGCAGGCGAACTCTACCAGAGGAGCGACGATACCCGGGAGACGGTTGTTGCCCGCCTGGATGTGTATGAAAGATCGACTGCGCCACTCATCGATTTTTATGAAAAGAGCGGACTCCTGCGGACCGTCGATGGGATAGGTGAACCAGCGGAGGTGTTTCACCGTATAACCGATACCTTGAGCGCCTCCTAGGTTATTGGTTCCGTATGATCTTTCTGAAATCTCGACAAGAAATTGAAATCATGCGAACTGCGAATCGGATTGTGTCCGAGATCCTCGTCGCCCTCAGAGAGCGTATTCGCCCTGGAATCTCTACTGGCGAGATAGACCGTATCTCGAGTGAATTAATCAAAAAGAAAGCGGCCCGCTCCGCGTTTAAAGGGTATCAGATTCGGCCTGGAGTTCCTCCTTTTCCAGCGACCATTTGCGTTTCCCTTAACAATGAAGTAGTGCATGGTATTCCTTCCATGCAGCGCGTGATCAGTGCGGGGGATGTCGTGAGCCTGGACTTTGGGGTTATTTATAAAGACTTCCACGGAGACGCGGCTGTGACTTTTATCTTAGGAGAAGCTGACGATCAGGTGCGTCGGTTGGTACGGACGACGGCCGCAGCGTTGGAAGCTGGTATCGAGCAAGCTCAAGTGGGGAAGCGACTCGGAGACGTCTCTGCCGCTGTGCAAGAACGGGTTGAACGAGAAAGATTTTCCGTGGTCCGAGAGTTTGTGGGCCACGGCGTAGGGAGACGGTTGCACGAAGATCCTCCCGTGCCTAATTATGGTGCGCGAGAACGAGGCGTACGTTTGCGAGAAGGCATGGTGCTGGCCATAGAGCCGATGGTGAATAATGGCGGCCCAGAGGTCAGGATGCTGAGCGATGGATGGACGGCCGTCACACGGGACGGAAGTCTTTCCGCTCACTTTGAACATTCCGTGGCGATTACCGAGAATGGACCGGAGGTTCTCAGTCGCTTGTAAAATTCTATTTCCTAGGTAGTTATAGAACCAACGAATCCACGAAGGACAAGCAAATGAAAGTGCGAGCTTCAGTGAAACAAATCTGCCGAAAATGCAAGATCATTAAAAGAACCGGCGTCATCCGTGTCATTTGCGAGAATCCCCGCCATAAACAACGACAGGGCTAACCGGTTTTTCATTTTCGAGCGATAGGAGAAAAAAGCATGGCGCGCATTGCCGGCATTGAGCTGCCGCGGAACAAAAGAGTCGAGGTTGGGTTGACTTACGTCTATGGCATAGGTCGTACTGCCGCTCTCAAAATCCTCTCTGACGCTGGAGTCGATCCAGGCAAGAAGACGGATGTCTTGACCGACGAAGAAGTCGTCAATCTCCGGAGAATCATCGACCAGTCCTATCGTGTAGAAGGGGATCTCCGACGTGATCTTGCGAGTAGCATTAAGCACCACATCGATATTGGGTCGTATCGCGGCCTGAGACATCGACGCAATCTTCCCGTGCGGGGACAGCGAACGCGCACGAATTCACGAACGCGGAAAGGACCGCGCCGCACGGTCGCCGGCAGGAAGCAAGCGCCAACGCCAAAGTAAAGATGGAGCGAGGAGAACAATATGCCGAAAGCGAGTGAACGCACTGCGCCTCGGAAGAAGAAAATTAAAAAAGCCGTCCCCGAAGGCATTGTGAACATCCACTCGACGTTCAACAACACCATTGTGACCATTACCGACCCCCAGGGCAACGTTGTCGCCTGGGCAAGTGCAGGTACTGTCGGCTTCAAAGGATCGCGGAAAGGAACGCCCTTCGCGGCGCAGGTCGCTGCGGAAAGCGCGGCGCGGAAGGCGGCCGATGCCGGCATGCGTGCCGTCCAAGTGCAGGTGAAAGGTCCCGGTGCCGGACGAGAATCTGCTCTGCGATCATTACAGGCGGCGGGGTTTGCCATCAGCGTCATTCGGGACGTGACTCCTATCCCTCATAATGGATGCCGCCCGCCCAAAAGACGCCGAGTGTGAATACTAACCAATTGGTCTGACAGTAAAGAATTGACAGAATAGGAGAGGGTTGTGGCGCGATACATCGGTCCCGTATGTCGCCTCTGCAGAAGAGAAGGTATAAAACTGTTCCTCAAAGGTGAACGTTGTTACACGGATAAGTGCGCGATCGAGCGCCGAGCCTATCCCCCGGGACAGCATGGACAAGGCAAAGGTAGAGGAAGAAAATCGACCGAGTACAGCGTGCAGTTGAGAGAGAAACAAAAACTGAAGCGAATCTATGGCGTTCTCGAACGACCATTCCGCCGTTTCTTCTCCCTGGCCGAACAGAAAAAAGGGGTGACTGGAGAAAATCTGCTGACTCTGCTTGAACAACGCCTGGACAATATGGTGTACCGCATGGGATTTGCCACCTCCCGTTCCGAAGCACGCCAACTCGTCCGGCATGGTCATATTGCAGTGAATCAGCGCCGCGTCTCTATCCCCTCTTACTTAGTAAGCCCCGGGGACGAGGTCCAGGTGAAGGAAGTCAGCCGAAAAATCACTCACATTCAGGAATCCGTCGACCTCGCGCAGAGGCGCGGCGTTCCCGAATGGCTGGAAGTGAATAAGGATTCGTTCACCGGAAAGGTGCGCGCACTGCCGACCCGTGCGCAGCTGACGTTGCCAATCAACGAACAGCTTATTGTTGAATTGTATTCCAAAGTGTAGCGTGCTGGCGTCGCTAGTTGGCCGTGCGACGTCGGCATGAAGAAGAGGGAGCTGCATGCAGGAGAGCTTGCGCGATTTGATCAAGCCCGAAAGTCTGAAAGCAGAGCAAGAAACCTTGAACTCGACATATGGACGCTTTGTCGGGGAACCATTCGAGCGAGGATTCGGAGCAACCTTGGGAAACTCGCTCCGACGCGTCCTTTTGTCCGCTTTGTCTGGAGCCGCGATTACCAAAGTGCGAATCGCCGGGGTATTGCACGAGTTCTCCACTATTCCAGGGGTCACGGAAGATGTGACCGATATCATCCTGAACCTGAAAGAGATTCGTTTCCGCCTCCGCGACAGCGATGCCGAGGTCGTGAGGCTTGACGTGCGAGGTGCTCGATCTGTGACGGCGATCGATCTGGCGTTGGGATCGCAAATTGACGTCCTGAATCCTCACCATCCGATCGCTACGCTTGGCAAAGAAGCTCGCTTGGAGATGGAAGCGACGGTCAAGCGAGGGCGGGGATACGCTATTGCCGAATCGAATAAGTCGGAGGAAGACCCTATCGGGACACTCCCCATCGATTCCGCGTTTTCTCCCGTGCGCAAAGTCAACGTAACGGTGACGAATGCGCGGGTCGGTCAACGGACGGACTATGAGCGTCTCGTGTTGGAAGTGTGGACCGATGGCAGTATCCGCCCTGAAGAGGCGGTCTCTTCTGCCGCGCGTGTTTTGCAAGAGCAACTCTCGATTTTCGTCGGCCAAGCAATAGAAGAAGAAGGCGAAACACCGCAAAAACTCGGACAGGAGCCGCTCAGCGATCATCTCTTCAAGCCTATCGAAGATCTGAACTTCTCCGTACGGTCGGCGAATTGCCTGCAAAGCGCGGATCTGAAATACGTCGGCGAGTTAGTGCAAAAGACGGAAAACGATCTCTTGAAAACGAAGAATTTCGGACGGAAATCTTTGAACGAAATCAAAGAGACGCTGCTCAGCATGGGGCTGGATCTTGGGATGCGGTTAGACAACTACCCTTCCCGAGAGGAACTAGAGCGTCGTCGTGCTGCGCACGAGCGAGAAACCGCCTGAATCCATTACTTAAGTACACAGTTGTAAGGAAAAAAGCGCCATGCGACACCTCAAAGATGGCCGAAAGCTCAGCCGCACGGCTGCACACCGCAAAGCGCTGATGCGCAACCTCGTGAAGGCTTTGCTGCTCAGAGAACAGATCCGCACGACGGATGCGAAGGCGAAAGAACTGCGCCGCTATGCGGATCGCATTGTCACTCTGGGCAAACGAGGGACGATTCACGCTCGACGGCTCGCGTATATGTATCTCGGCAGCCGAAAACTCGTAAAGCGCCTCTTCGACGAGGTCGCACCGCGATTTCAAGGACGCCCTGGCGGATATACCCGAGTGCTCAAACTTGGACCTCGCCGTGGAGATGCCGCGCCGATCTCGGTGGTGGAGTTTACCGAGAGAGTGAAGAAAACTACCGGGGTCTCCGAAACGAAAGAATGAGGAAAACGCCGCTCTCGACGCGGCGGAAGAAAAGAAAAAGACCATGATTGAGGGGGAGTGCTGCTTGAAGACGGCCTCCCCCTCGACATTCCTGCCCTCCCGATAGGCAGGAAAGAGGTGAGCCGCCATGGCAGAGAGGCGCTACGGTTTCCGGTTCAGTTTCGTCGAAGGTTGCGTCATCGTAGCAAGCATCGTCAGTGCCTCTTTTCTTGTGTTTCTTTTCGGCGTCTATGCGGGAAGAGAGATGGAGGCGCGTAAAGTTGCCGAAAGCGCCCGCATCTCGCGTGTCGTCGATGCTCCTGTCGAGTCCTCTTTCCCGGCTCGCAGCGAAGAGGGGACGAGAAGTGCGCCAAAAGAGAAACCAACAACACGCGGCAACAGTCAAATGCTATCTCCTCCCTCTGGGACTGAAAGCAAGACGCCAGTCCTGGCGTTCACTCCGCCGAGGCCGGAGTCTTCTCTTGCTATCCCTCCGGCGGTGCCTGAAGAGAATT includes:
- a CDS encoding adenylate kinase; the protein is MRIVLIGPPGAGKGTQARMLQEHFHIPQISTGDLLREAIKEGTALGKQARSYMDAGELVPDHLVTAMVAERFQRPDCELGFLLDGFPRTISQAEALSQHLVQKGQRIDCALSIVVPTQALIERLGGRWVCRSCNAMYHERLSPPKHAGQCDQCAGELYQRSDDTRETVVARLDVYERSTAPLIDFYEKSGLLRTVDGIGEPAEVFHRITDTLSAS
- the map gene encoding type I methionyl aminopeptidase — its product is MIFLKSRQEIEIMRTANRIVSEILVALRERIRPGISTGEIDRISSELIKKKAARSAFKGYQIRPGVPPFPATICVSLNNEVVHGIPSMQRVISAGDVVSLDFGVIYKDFHGDAAVTFILGEADDQVRRLVRTTAAALEAGIEQAQVGKRLGDVSAAVQERVERERFSVVREFVGHGVGRRLHEDPPVPNYGARERGVRLREGMVLAIEPMVNNGGPEVRMLSDGWTAVTRDGSLSAHFEHSVAITENGPEVLSRL
- the rpmJ gene encoding 50S ribosomal protein L36, yielding MKVRASVKQICRKCKIIKRTGVIRVICENPRHKQRQG
- the rpsM gene encoding 30S ribosomal protein S13; protein product: MARIAGIELPRNKRVEVGLTYVYGIGRTAALKILSDAGVDPGKKTDVLTDEEVVNLRRIIDQSYRVEGDLRRDLASSIKHHIDIGSYRGLRHRRNLPVRGQRTRTNSRTRKGPRRTVAGRKQAPTPK
- the rpsK gene encoding 30S ribosomal protein S11 encodes the protein MPKASERTAPRKKKIKKAVPEGIVNIHSTFNNTIVTITDPQGNVVAWASAGTVGFKGSRKGTPFAAQVAAESAARKAADAGMRAVQVQVKGPGAGRESALRSLQAAGFAISVIRDVTPIPHNGCRPPKRRRV
- the rpsD gene encoding 30S ribosomal protein S4 — encoded protein: MARYIGPVCRLCRREGIKLFLKGERCYTDKCAIERRAYPPGQHGQGKGRGRKSTEYSVQLREKQKLKRIYGVLERPFRRFFSLAEQKKGVTGENLLTLLEQRLDNMVYRMGFATSRSEARQLVRHGHIAVNQRRVSIPSYLVSPGDEVQVKEVSRKITHIQESVDLAQRRGVPEWLEVNKDSFTGKVRALPTRAQLTLPINEQLIVELYSKV
- a CDS encoding DNA-directed RNA polymerase subunit alpha, coding for MQESLRDLIKPESLKAEQETLNSTYGRFVGEPFERGFGATLGNSLRRVLLSALSGAAITKVRIAGVLHEFSTIPGVTEDVTDIILNLKEIRFRLRDSDAEVVRLDVRGARSVTAIDLALGSQIDVLNPHHPIATLGKEARLEMEATVKRGRGYAIAESNKSEEDPIGTLPIDSAFSPVRKVNVTVTNARVGQRTDYERLVLEVWTDGSIRPEEAVSSAARVLQEQLSIFVGQAIEEEGETPQKLGQEPLSDHLFKPIEDLNFSVRSANCLQSADLKYVGELVQKTENDLLKTKNFGRKSLNEIKETLLSMGLDLGMRLDNYPSREELERRRAAHERETA
- the rplQ gene encoding 50S ribosomal protein L17 — protein: MRHLKDGRKLSRTAAHRKALMRNLVKALLLREQIRTTDAKAKELRRYADRIVTLGKRGTIHARRLAYMYLGSRKLVKRLFDEVAPRFQGRPGGYTRVLKLGPRRGDAAPISVVEFTERVKKTTGVSETKE